The genomic stretch CGACTGCGAATAAAAACATCTTTTTCATCTGTTTATTTTTTATTGTTTTTTAATTGTCAGATGGAATGAGCTAAAATAATCATCGCTTTGTGTATGCGAAATTCTTATGGCTCATTTCATAAATTAATTTTTAAAAGAGATTAAAAATAAGAAGTAATTGTTGATTGAATCAAAGGTCTAATTACTGTTCCAATTATTATCAACTTTGAAAAATATGAACACGCTGAACTTCGCACTTCTATATAATCATACATGTCCCACAAATCACGGTTCAGACATATTTCCCGGTAAAACTCTCTTTTACCTTTTTCAAATCCTTCGGAACGCCCGCAAACACAAGGCTTCCGCCACCGTCGCCCGCTTCGGGACCTAAATCAATGACCCAATCTGCGGACTTAATCACATCGGTATTATGTTCAATAATGATTAGTGAATGTCCTTGTTCTATCAATGCATTGAACGATGCAAGCAGTTTTTTAATATCATGAAAATGCAATCCCGTCGTAGGTTCATCAAAGATGAATAAAATATTTCCGTTGCCTTTTCCTTTGCCCAAAAAACTTGCGAGCTTCACGCGCTGCGCTTCGCCGCCGCTCAACGTGTCGGATGACTGACCGAGCTTGATGTAGCCCAAACCAACGTCCTGCAAGGGTTGCAGCGCTTTCGCCAATTGTTTTTCATCTTTAAAAAATTCAATCGCTTCGTCCACACTCATTTCCAAAACATCGTACACACTTTTATTTTTGTACTGAACTTCCAATACTTCTTCCTTGAAACGTTTGCCTTTGCACACTTCACAAGTCAAGTGAACATCCGCAAGAAATTGCATCTCTATAGTTTGTTCGCCTTCGCCTTTGCACGCATCGCAGCGACCGCCATCCACATTGAACGAAAAGTGTTTCGGTTGATAGCCGCGAATTTTTGCCAAGTGCTGTTTTGCAAATAAATTCCTGATTTCGTCATACGCTTTAATGTAAGTAACGGGATTACTCCGCGATGATTTTCCTATCGGGTTTTGGTCAATGATTTCTATTTGTTGAATCTCGTCAATATTGCCCGTAAGCGCTTTGTGCGCACCCACTTTTTCAGTCGTGCCTTGTTTCATTTTCATTAACGCAGGATAAAGAATTTGTTTTACCAAAGTCGTCTTGCCGCTGCCAGAAACACCCGTTACCACACACATTACGTTCAATGGAAAAGTTACATCAATGTTCTTCAGATTGTTTTGCGTAGCGCCTTCAATGATAATGCTTGAACGAAATTTTCTCGTGGTTTTCGGCGGTTCGATTTTGTATTCGCCTGTCAGATATTTTCCTGTAAGACTTTCCGGATTTTTGATAATGGCATCATAATTTCCTTCTGCAATTACCTCGCCGCCGAGGTGTGAAGCCAAAGGTCCCATATCGATAATATGGTCAGCTTCGCGCATCATCATTTCATCGTGTTCAACTACAACGACTGTATTGTTGAGCGATTTTAATTGCTTCAATACTTTGATTAACCTGTCCGTATCGCGCGAATGCAAACCGATGGAAGGCTCGTCGAGAATGTATAACGAATCTGTTAAATTACTACCTAAACTTCTCGTTAATTGTATTCTTTGGCTTTCGCCGCCGCTTAACGAATTTGCCAATCTATCCAAAGTCAAATAGCCCAAACCTACGTCCAGCAAGGTTTGCAAGCGTTGATGAATTTCTATCAACAATCTTTTTGCAATTTCATTTTCGTGCTTTGATAATTTCAATTCATCGAACCAAAGTTTTAAATCTTTCACGGGCATACGGCAAAGTTCGCCGATATGTTTGCTTCCGATTTTCACATACAACGCTTCGGGGCGCAAACGATAACCATCGCAATCGGGACAATCCGTTCGTCCGCGATAGCGGCTTTGCAATACGCGATACTGAACTTTATATAAATTCTGCTGCACGTCTTTAAAGAAATCATCAATGCCATAAACATCGCTGTTGCCTTTCCATAAAACCTTGATTTGTTCGGGTGTCAATTCGCTATAAGGCTTATGAATAGGAAATTTGAAGAGATGCGCCTTCTTAATGAACTGCTCTTTCCACCAAACCATCTTCTCTCCTTTCCACGGTGCAACCGCGCCTTCAAAGACACTCAATCTTTTATCGGGAATGACGAGCTCTTTATCAATGCCCAACACTTGCCCGAAACCTTCGCAGGTTGGGCACGCGCCGAAAGGATTATTGAATGAAAACAAATTCGGCACAGGCTCTTCAAACACCATTCCGTCCAACTCAAATTTATTGTTGAAAGGAATTAAATCTTTCTCGTCAATAAGCAATTGCATTTCGCCTTCGCCTTCGTAAAATGCTGTTGAAATCGAATCCGTTAAGCGATGAAAATCTTCTTCCGAAAAATCTTTTTTAATCATTCTGTCAACCAAAAGATAAACATCATTCAAAGAAAATTTCTTCTTCAATTCATTTTTATCAATCGACAATACATCTTCGATTTGTTCCAGTTCAAGTGTTTCATTTTTCTTTTTCGGAAAAAATAAAATTCTCGCAAAGCCTTTCTGCATCAGTATTTGAAGTTCTTCTTCTGTGTCGCGGTTGCTGTGTTGCTTAAATTTTGAAAGAATATAAATCTTAGCGCCGAGCGATGTTTTATCAATGCTTTTTAATACATCGTCCACATCATCTTTTTTCACTTCTCTCCCACTAATTGGCGAAATAGTTTTACCGATTCTTGCATACAACAAACGCAGATAATCGTAAATTTCCGTCATACTGCCGACGGTGCTGCGCGGCGTGCGCGTGGTAACCTTTTGCTCAATCGCAATCGCGGGACAAAGTCCTTTGATAAAATCAACATCGGGCTTGTTCATTCGCGCCATAAATTGACGCACATAAGCATTCAGGCTTTCCGCATAGCGACGTTGTCCTTCGGCAAACAAAGTGTCAATCGTAAGCGAAGATTTTCCGCTGCCGGAAACGCCTGTAACCACAATGAATTTATTGCGCGGAAATTTTACATCAACATTTTTAAGATTGTGCGTGCGTGCGCCTTTTACGAAAATATCATTGTCCTGCACCGCATTTTTTTGAGATAGATTCTTAGCCATAATAGAAGATAAAATTACTTCACACAATTTTCAAAACAATAGCTTTTTGAAGAATTAATTGCCAAAAAAGAAAAAGCCCGCCGTGAAAGCGAGCTTTAAAAATAAATTGTGTTCTCTCTTTAAAACCTTATTCCTGCCGTCAGGAAAAAAGCATTATTATGAATTGTCGTACCGTAGTCTATAGCTCCATTATTTACATTTACGAAACCGAACTGGTAACGAACGCTTAACCCGAATTTTGCGCCCGGCATTCCGTTGTTGGGGAAATAATATTCCAAACCTACTACACCGGAAAAATCGCTGTTGTGATAATAATCCTTCACATCTTCGCTTTCATATTCATGTTTCTGAGAACCGGTAGCATTCTGATGCGCACTTAACAAATAGCTGTATTGCGGACCGAAGAAAACACCTAATCCCGTAAACGGTTCGCTATACTTGAATAAAACCGGAACATTCAGATAGTTCATGTGCAAGTTCACATTTCCTTGATATGCATCGTCTGATTGGTAAAACTGTGTTCCCATATTGCTATACGAAACTTCCGGCTGAATATACCAACCGTAGCTGACCGGCAAAGCCAACTGTATGCCCGCAATGCCGCCTGCCAAAGCATTATCGGAATAATCGCCGTCATAAGGAACATGAACATATTGATTGGCAACAGACAACCCGCCAAAAATACCTACCTGCGGTTGAATCACAATACTGTTTCCACGACGATACTGTCCAAAAGCGGTAGTGGTTGCGAGCGCAAATAAACCGATTATTAATTTTTTCATCTTCTTGTTATTTTTAGTAATGTAAATATAAACCAAACAATTATATCATTAGAATTAAACGAATGTTTTAAGTTTAAAATAACGGAAAAAAGTTTTTCAAACAAAACGTTAAACTGCAAGCAAACTGCATCCGCGCAAATCGCTGTTGTCCAGCCTGCCCCAGATTTCAAAATAATTTTCTTCGATACTACCCACATCGTCCGTTGCAATGAATGAGCAACTGTAAATGTTTGCAAGGTCAATTATATTGATTAGACCTTTGCCTTTTTGCCGCACGAGCAATGGGTCGTTTTCGTCGCGCAGCAACACTTTCATCCACGGCGGGCAAACATATTTTCCGTCGCCTTTGGAATAAGCCTGACTCAGTAATTCCGTCATACCATATTCCGAATGAATTGCTTTTACGCCTAAATTTTGTTTCAAAAAACCATGCACTTCATCGCGCGTCATTTCTTTTTTACGACCTTTCATACCACCTGTGTCCATTACAATTGTATTTTTTAATTGCATGGGAAATTGCTCCGCAAAATCGAGCAGCGCAAATGTAACGCCAAACAGCAACGTCTTTTGTTTTTTATTTTCCAAATTCTGCAAGAGCAAATGTAATTTGTCAAATTCGTACAAATAAAATCCGCTGTCAGCATGATTGGACAGCTTAATTAATTCATCCACCATTTTTACCAAAGACGAATTTCCTCGCTCCAAATAATTAGGCAGAAGCCCTACAATGCAGTATTCATCAATATTTCCGTAAAACAGCTCAAAGCATTTTATGAAACTTTCTTTATACAGGTTTTCATTTTTTATAAAATGTTTGCTGTTAACCGTTTGCGTGGTGCCGCTGCTTTCAAAAACCAATTCCGGTTCAAAATTTCCACATACAACTTTATGTGTTTTGAAAAAAGAAATTGGCAAAAAAGGAATGTTTTCAACCGCATCCACTTTGTCAATATCGATTTTCAGACAATCGCACCAGGCGCGATACACCTCGTTGTTCAGATATTGAAAACGAAAAATTTCCAATATCTGCGACAGTTGAATGTGCGAACCTGAAAAAATATTTTTGATAAAAGTTTTATCCACACTTTGAAAAATGAAAGGCAAAATTAAGTGAATTTGATATTCCCACGCAGGCGGAAATATCTTCTGACACGATAAAAGATTATTGAATATTTTTACATCATTAAAAACATCATTTTCTTGCGCAACAAATTCATTCATTTCATTTTTTTCGGCAATTATTTTTACGCGCTTTGTACTGTTGCATTGTCTGTTGAGGCGTCATTACAACAAGGCATTCCGCTGAATACGCCGGTATATTATTTGTTTCTGATTACAGGCACCATTGTTTATTATTCTTACGCATATCTGGGCGAAATAAATTTATCGGGAGCATTGCGCAAAAATGCTTTGCCCAAAACTGCCGGAAATACAAATCCTTATTACAATAAACGCACGCAGTGGTATATCAATAATTATTTGACAATAACTATTACGCAAATAATTTATACGCTTATTATGCTCGGCTCTGCATTGTATTTATGCGTGGTAGAGTTTCACGAAATTTTCAGTTTGCACTGGGACGAATGGCTCGCATTGCTGATTGTACCTTTGGTTGCGCTGTTTTATTACGGCAGCGATTATTTTCCTTTTATCAAAATCAATCTTCGCAAAAGCGGCTGGGCAAAACCTTTTTTGATAGGTTTCGTTTGGGCAGGCGCGGTTACCATTTATCCCATTATGTTTTATAAATGGCAAATTAACCGGCATTATCTGATTACGATAAGCGGCGTATGGTTATTTATCAAAAACCTGATGTTTATTTCTGTTCTTTGCATCATGTTCGACATTAAAGACTATGCCGACGATTATAATAAGCAACTAAAAACATTTGTGGTGCGCGTAGGTTTGCGCAGAACAATTTTCACAATTTTGTTGCCGCTTGCGTTAATGGGCTTGATGTCGTTTTGGTTTTTCACAAGCGTAATGCATTTTAGTTTTTTTAGTATTGCAATTAATACTATTCCTTTTATTTGCTTATTAAGCGTCGCTTATTCCATGCACCATCGCAAACCTATTTTGTATTATTTAATTGTAATTGACGGACTGATGCTCGTAAAAGCTGCGTGTGGAATTGCTGCGAGTCTGTGGATTAAATAACTTGTTTTTATTTTTTAATTTTTACTTTTGATTCCAAATAAAAAAACCTCATGGCAAAGACAAAAAAGAAAGAATCTAAAAAACAAATCTTAGACGACAAATCGTTAGAATTTTTAAAAACATACATCAACAACGCATCGCCGGTAGGCTTTGAAACAAGCGGGCAAAAATTGTGGCTCGAATACCTGAAACCCTTTATTGATACACATTTTACAGATGCTTATGGCACAGCAGTCGGCGTAATAAATCCTGAACATCCGTTTAAAGTTGTGATAGAAGCGCACGCCGATGAAATCAGTTGGTTTGTAAATTACATCAATGAGCAAGGCTTTATTTATTTAAGAAGAAACGGCGGTGTTGACCACCAGATTGCACCTGCAAAGCGTGTGTGGATTCACGGGAAAAAAGGCGCCGTAAAAGCCGTTTTCGGTTGGCCCGCCATTCACACAAGACACAATCCTGACCAAAAAGAACCTACACCGAAACCCGACAATTTATTTCTCGATTGCGGTGCAAGAAGTAAAAAAGAAGTGGAAGATTTAGGCATTCACGTAGGTGCGGTTGTAACGTATGAAGATGGTTTTGAAGAATTGGCAAATGGTTATTATATAGGTCGTGCATTTGACAATCGTATCGGCGGATTTATGATTGCGCAAGTGGCGCGATTGCTGAAAGAGAACGATGTGAAATTACCTTTCGGTTTGTATATTGTAAATGCGGTACAGGAAGAAATTGGTTTGCGCGGCGCGGAAATGATTGCACGAAGAATCAAACCGAACGTAGCAATTATCACAGATGTAACACATGATACACAAACGCCTTTCATCAACAAAAACATCGAAGGCGACACGGCTTGCGGCAAAGGTCCCGCACTAACCTACGGTCCTGCAGTGCAAAATAAATTGCTGAATTTAATACAAGACGTTGCAAAGAAATCGAAGATTGATGTGCAGCTTCGCGCTACAAGCCGCAGCACGGGAACGGATACAGACAGTTTTGCCTACGCGAACGACGGATGCCCGTCGGCATTGATTTCTATTCCTTTGCGTTATATGCACACAACAGTTGAAATGCTGCATAAAGACGATATTAAAAACACGATTCAACTGATGTACGATACGTTGAAAACAATTACGCCTGAAACGAGTTTCAGTTATTTCGAATAAAATTTATTCAGCGCATTCTCTATGTGTTTCTGTGCAGACTTCGTGTAGCTCTGTGTAATAATTTGCAATAGGGCTACACGAAGAAAACACAACGTTGCACAGAGATTTTTCAAGCTGTCCAATCATTTCTCTTTACATAAAATGACCTTAAAAAAAGTATCTTACATTCTCTTAATCCTTTGCTGCATTGGCATTTCAGCGGATGCGCAGGATAGCATACCAAAGCAACAAGACAGCATTTATCAATACGATATTCGTACAATACAATCGCCGTTTACCTTGGGAACAAGAAGGGAAAAGTTTGAAAATTATTTGTACAATAAAACCATTAAAGAAACTTATACAGGACCATTAAATCAATATACCGAAGACAGGTTCCAGGATGCAACATTGTCGGCAATTCAGTTTTTGATTGATACTCCTTATACGAAACGCGGTTTTGAAAAAATGTTTGACTGGTATTTTCAGTCAGATGAATACACGCGTGAAACTTTGCTAATGGGCATTTATGGCATTTATCCAACATTGTACAATCAGAAAGTTGCGGCAGTTCTTCCTTATGAAAAAAATCCGAAGCTGTTTGCAATGGAAGCATTATACAATTTCCGCAACGACTCATCGGCGGAATTTGTACGAAGAATTTTGCATCAAATGGACATTCAATTTGCGCAATATCAGTCCATTCCCATTCTTGCGGAACTGAGAAAATATCTGTTAAACCATGTGAAAGATGAACATAGCGCAACGCCTTCACTGAGGGAATTATTCAACTATCAAAGATTGTTCGGGCAAAAAGTCATTTACAGCTTTCAGCGCTGGAACCGCGATTACTCGGGCATTTGCATTGTTCAGTACGAGGACGGGAGTTTTGCCAAAGACAGTTCCGGAAAATTGATTACCATAAAACAGCTCGCGCGTTCGGGCAGCGGAATGCCTTATTTTATCACAAACGGAAATACGCCGCAAGGCGTTTATCGAATTGCCGGCATTGGTTCGTCAATAGACCATTTAATCGGTCCGACACCGAATTTACAATCCGTTATTCCGTTTCAAAACGATTCTGTTTTTTATCGCGGTATTACATACGACCCGACTGCAAGCCAGTTGGATAATTATAAAAGATTATTGCCGCCGTCGTGGCAAAATTATTTGCCCATGCAGGAAAGTTTTTATGCAGGAAAAATCGGTCGTCGATATATTATTGTTCACGGCAGTACGCTGGATGCAAAGTTTTTTGCCGGCAGAACTTTCTACCCTTTAACCCCGACAGACGGCTGTCTTGCAACGGCTGAAACCTGGAATCCGCAGAGCGGTTATTTGCAGCAAAGCGACCAATTAAAATTGGTTAATACATTTTTGCGAACATCTTCCACAATGGGTTTATTGATTGTTATTAACTTAAATAATCAGCCAAGAAATGTAACGCCTGAAGAAATAGAAGAACTAATTAAAAACTATGAAATTAGTATTACAAACTAATAATACAGCTATAAGACTAATAATTAGTTGTGGAGCTGGCGAGAGTCGAACTCGCGTCCAAACATCGTTGCCATAAGCTTTCTACATGCTTAGTTTATTATTATTTGTCGGCGAAAGACAGGAAATAAACCAACCAATCTTTCACTTAGCTGAATAAATCTTTTGCAACCGGCACAGCCTGAGGTTGCAGCAATCTGCATTTTGATTTGAGTCGGCGGCGGAGCTTGGCAGCAGACCAACCTGCTCAACGCGGCCCGAACGGATGTCTAATTAACTAATTAGGCAGCCATAGCAAACTGAGTGTTGCCATTTGAATTTTGAGTATTCAGATTAAAGCGCTAATTACACAACGCGCTGCATGCTTACACTTACCGCTACTGATGCTGTCAAAACCAATACAGCCCCAATATTTTGTAAAATGTTTTTATCAAAGAGCTTTTTAGAAATATTCAATAAGCAATATCTCAATATTCAATTAACATATAAACCAATAACTCCAAAATCAATAATCAATCACCTGCTCCTGAATCGCTTCGGGAATTTCACGCCATTCATATTGTTGGTTACGCAACTGCGGTTCAAAACCTGCTTCTCGAATGGCGCTTTGAATGGTTTTGTATGTAAACCTGTGCGGCGCACCTGCCGCGCTTACTACGTTTTCTTCAATCATAATGCTGCCGAAATCATTCGCGCCTGCGTGCAAACAAACCTGCGCTGTTTGTTTACCGACAGTCAACCAACTCGCCTGAATATTTTTAATATTCGGCAACATAATTCTGCTCAATGCAATCATGCGGATATACTCATCTGCCGTTGTGAGATTATGCACACCTCGAATGCGCGTGAGCAAAGTATCTACATCCTGAAAAGTCCAGGTAATAAATGCCAAAAAGCCTTTTGCATTTTCCGGCTTTGCAGCCTGCACTTCGCGAAGTTTTACCAAATGAATAAAACGCTCTTCAATCGTTTCCACATGACCGAACATCATGGTTGCGCTGGTCGTTATATTCAATTGATGCGCTTCTCGCATAATGTCAAGCCATTCATCAGAGCCGCATTTTCCTTTGCTGATTAAACGGCGAACCCTGTCCACCAAAATCTCTGCGCCAGCGCCCGGCAACGTATCCAAACCTGCCCCTTTCAATGCAATCAGCACGTCGCGATGACTCATACCTTCGAGCTTGCAAATATGCGCTACTTCCGGCGGACCGAGCGCATTTAATTTAATATTCGGAAATTCATTTTTAATAGCGCTGAAAGTGTCCACATAAAACTGCAAACCCAATTCGGGATGATGACCACCTTGCAGCAACAATTGGTCGCCGCCGAATTTCATCATCTCAACAATCTTCTTGCGGTAGGTATCCATGCCTGTAATGTATGCATCTTTATGACCGGGAATACGGAAGAAATTACAGAACTTACAATTCGCCACACACACATTTGTCGTGTTTACATTGCGGTCAATCTGCCACGTAACTTTTCCGTGCGGCACTTGCTTTTTACGCAGTTCGTCTGCGATAAACATTAAGTCCGTCAAGGCTGCATTGTGATACAAATACATACCTTCTTCCACAGAAAGAAATTCAAAGTCTAAGGCACGTTTATATAGTTCCGCTAAATCCATTTCACAAATTTATAGTTTGCAAATTTACGAATTAAAAATACATTATCAGTTACTAACCTCAAACATATGCTGCTTATCTTTCGGCAAAATGCCCAACTGAATATTCGACGGCAAATCTTTCTGATGATACAAACGGATTGTTGCTTTTTTAAAGTCTTCGGGCTTTGCTTTGTAAATATCTTCAAATACTTGCGGGTTCATATCCAGCAAAGGAAACCACGAGCTTTGCACTTGCAACATTATTTTATGCCCTTTCTTAAAAGTGTATAAAACATCCGGCACATGGAATTTTACCAAAGTCGGTTTGTTCGGCACAAAAGGTTCGGGCTTTGAAAAGCTGTTGCGGAATTTGCCGCGCATCACTTCCGCGCGTACCAACGCCTGGTATCCGCCTGCGGGAACAATTTTATTATCGATTCTGTAATTGCTCGCTGTGTCAGGCGAAACGTCAATCAGCTTTACAATAAAATCTGCATCTGTTCCCGAGACAGATACATATAAATTCGCAGCCACTTCGCCCGCAAGCGTTACGTCGCTGTCAAGCACAGGCGTTTCAAACGCAAGCACATCGGGACGTTGCGAAGCAAAGCGTTGGTCGTCATCCATATAAGTAACACCTCTGTCTGCTTTGATGCCGCCTTGATACGGAACGGGTTTATTCGGGTCGGAAATATATTCGTCATAAGAATTGGTTGCCGTAGGCGGCGTAAAAGTAACGGCATTATTTTCGTTGAAATACAACTTCGCGGGAACGATATCTTTCGATGCCCATTCTGAAAAACTGTCCCATTGATTTAAGCCCACATCGTACAACAATGCTTCGGGCAGATGCGGCAAAGGAGCATCTTTCAGATAGTGCATAAAGAAAGGGAACTGAATATTTTTCTGAAACCATTTACTTGTATTAAAGCCAAAAGGAATATCGCCCAAATGGTCCATATTTCCGCTCGCCCAGCCACCGTGATACCAGGGACCCATAATCAAAGTGTTTTGATTATTTGCATTTTTATGCTCGATGCTTTCGTAAGTATTCATTGCGCCCCATTGGTCTTCCGCATCGTAAAAGCCGCCGACCACCAGCGTTGCAGGTTTTACATTGCTCATAAATCTTCTGATGTCGCGCGCCTGCCACCATTCATCGTAGTTCGGATGCATTAAAATTGTATCCCAAAACGGAACCAGATGATGATAGTATAATTCATTCGCACGGGGAACAGTTTTCATATTGAGATAGAACTGATAATTATCGCTGAACTTCGCATTCAACGGCGGCATTTTATCCTTATTCGGACCATTGGTCGAATTGGCAAACCAATAATCAAAATCAAATTCGTCCATCAAAAACAGGGCGCCGTTATGATGCGTATCATCTCCTAAAAACCAATTGGTTACGGGCGCTTGCGGCGATACGGCTTTAATTGCGGGATGCCCCGCCAACGCAGCGTTCGTGGCAAAAAATCCGGGATAAGAAATTCCCCACACGCCTACTTTCCCGTTGTTGTGCGGAATATTTTTTATTAACCAATCAACAGCGTCATACGTGTCGGAAGCTTCATCATGTTGCGCGCCCTTTTTATTTTCTATAAAAGGGGTAATCTCCGTCCAGTTACCTTCGCTGTGATGCTTTCCGCGTACATCCTGATAAACAAAAATAAACCCTTCGGTAGTGAAATCCGGCGATGGTCCAAGCGAATAAGGATATTTATCTTCGCCGTAAGGCGCAACGGAATAACAGGTTCTTTCCATCATAAACGGATAAGATTTTGCAGTGTCCTTTGGTGTGTAAACTGCCGTAAACAACTTAACACCGTCGCGCATCGGAATCA from Arachidicoccus sp. BS20 encodes the following:
- a CDS encoding M42 family metallopeptidase produces the protein MAKTKKKESKKQILDDKSLEFLKTYINNASPVGFETSGQKLWLEYLKPFIDTHFTDAYGTAVGVINPEHPFKVVIEAHADEISWFVNYINEQGFIYLRRNGGVDHQIAPAKRVWIHGKKGAVKAVFGWPAIHTRHNPDQKEPTPKPDNLFLDCGARSKKEVEDLGIHVGAVVTYEDGFEELANGYYIGRAFDNRIGGFMIAQVARLLKENDVKLPFGLYIVNAVQEEIGLRGAEMIARRIKPNVAIITDVTHDTQTPFINKNIEGDTACGKGPALTYGPAVQNKLLNLIQDVAKKSKIDVQLRATSRSTGTDTDSFAYANDGCPSALISIPLRYMHTTVEMLHKDDIKNTIQLMYDTLKTITPETSFSYFE
- a CDS encoding CocE/NonD family hydrolase, which translates into the protein MMRKVIIFPVFLFLLFSSIYAQRRQRTLPFDTSFVRTHYTKHEYMIPMRDGVKLFTAVYTPKDTAKSYPFMMERTCYSVAPYGEDKYPYSLGPSPDFTTEGFIFVYQDVRGKHHSEGNWTEITPFIENKKGAQHDEASDTYDAVDWLIKNIPHNNGKVGVWGISYPGFFATNAALAGHPAIKAVSPQAPVTNWFLGDDTHHNGALFLMDEFDFDYWFANSTNGPNKDKMPPLNAKFSDNYQFYLNMKTVPRANELYYHHLVPFWDTILMHPNYDEWWQARDIRRFMSNVKPATLVVGGFYDAEDQWGAMNTYESIEHKNANNQNTLIMGPWYHGGWASGNMDHLGDIPFGFNTSKWFQKNIQFPFFMHYLKDAPLPHLPEALLYDVGLNQWDSFSEWASKDIVPAKLYFNENNAVTFTPPTATNSYDEYISDPNKPVPYQGGIKADRGVTYMDDDQRFASQRPDVLAFETPVLDSDVTLAGEVAANLYVSVSGTDADFIVKLIDVSPDTASNYRIDNKIVPAGGYQALVRAEVMRGKFRNSFSKPEPFVPNKPTLVKFHVPDVLYTFKKGHKIMLQVQSSWFPLLDMNPQVFEDIYKAKPEDFKKATIRLYHQKDLPSNIQLGILPKDKQHMFEVSN
- a CDS encoding LuxE/PaaK family acyltransferase; protein product: MNEFVAQENDVFNDVKIFNNLLSCQKIFPPAWEYQIHLILPFIFQSVDKTFIKNIFSGSHIQLSQILEIFRFQYLNNEVYRAWCDCLKIDIDKVDAVENIPFLPISFFKTHKVVCGNFEPELVFESSGTTQTVNSKHFIKNENLYKESFIKCFELFYGNIDEYCIVGLLPNYLERGNSSLVKMVDELIKLSNHADSGFYLYEFDKLHLLLQNLENKKQKTLLFGVTFALLDFAEQFPMQLKNTIVMDTGGMKGRKKEMTRDEVHGFLKQNLGVKAIHSEYGMTELLSQAYSKGDGKYVCPPWMKVLLRDENDPLLVRQKGKGLINIIDLANIYSCSFIATDDVGSIEENYFEIWGRLDNSDLRGCSLLAV
- a CDS encoding CofH family radical SAM protein, translating into MDLAELYKRALDFEFLSVEEGMYLYHNAALTDLMFIADELRKKQVPHGKVTWQIDRNVNTTNVCVANCKFCNFFRIPGHKDAYITGMDTYRKKIVEMMKFGGDQLLLQGGHHPELGLQFYVDTFSAIKNEFPNIKLNALGPPEVAHICKLEGMSHRDVLIALKGAGLDTLPGAGAEILVDRVRRLISKGKCGSDEWLDIMREAHQLNITTSATMMFGHVETIEERFIHLVKLREVQAAKPENAKGFLAFITWTFQDVDTLLTRIRGVHNLTTADEYIRMIALSRIMLPNIKNIQASWLTVGKQTAQVCLHAGANDFGSIMIEENVVSAAGAPHRFTYKTIQSAIREAGFEPQLRNQQYEWREIPEAIQEQVIDY
- the uvrA gene encoding excinuclease ABC subunit UvrA, whose product is MAKNLSQKNAVQDNDIFVKGARTHNLKNVDVKFPRNKFIVVTGVSGSGKSSLTIDTLFAEGQRRYAESLNAYVRQFMARMNKPDVDFIKGLCPAIAIEQKVTTRTPRSTVGSMTEIYDYLRLLYARIGKTISPISGREVKKDDVDDVLKSIDKTSLGAKIYILSKFKQHSNRDTEEELQILMQKGFARILFFPKKKNETLELEQIEDVLSIDKNELKKKFSLNDVYLLVDRMIKKDFSEEDFHRLTDSISTAFYEGEGEMQLLIDEKDLIPFNNKFELDGMVFEEPVPNLFSFNNPFGACPTCEGFGQVLGIDKELVIPDKRLSVFEGAVAPWKGEKMVWWKEQFIKKAHLFKFPIHKPYSELTPEQIKVLWKGNSDVYGIDDFFKDVQQNLYKVQYRVLQSRYRGRTDCPDCDGYRLRPEALYVKIGSKHIGELCRMPVKDLKLWFDELKLSKHENEIAKRLLIEIHQRLQTLLDVGLGYLTLDRLANSLSGGESQRIQLTRSLGSNLTDSLYILDEPSIGLHSRDTDRLIKVLKQLKSLNNTVVVVEHDEMMMREADHIIDMGPLASHLGGEVIAEGNYDAIIKNPESLTGKYLTGEYKIEPPKTTRKFRSSIIIEGATQNNLKNIDVTFPLNVMCVVTGVSGSGKTTLVKQILYPALMKMKQGTTEKVGAHKALTGNIDEIQQIEIIDQNPIGKSSRSNPVTYIKAYDEIRNLFAKQHLAKIRGYQPKHFSFNVDGGRCDACKGEGEQTIEMQFLADVHLTCEVCKGKRFKEEVLEVQYKNKSVYDVLEMSVDEAIEFFKDEKQLAKALQPLQDVGLGYIKLGQSSDTLSGGEAQRVKLASFLGKGKGNGNILFIFDEPTTGLHFHDIKKLLASFNALIEQGHSLIIIEHNTDVIKSADWVIDLGPEAGDGGGSLVFAGVPKDLKKVKESFTGKYV
- a CDS encoding UbiA prenyltransferase family protein, which produces MRNKFIHFIFFGNYFYALCTVALSVEASLQQGIPLNTPVYYLFLITGTIVYYSYAYLGEINLSGALRKNALPKTAGNTNPYYNKRTQWYINNYLTITITQIIYTLIMLGSALYLCVVEFHEIFSLHWDEWLALLIVPLVALFYYGSDYFPFIKINLRKSGWAKPFLIGFVWAGAVTIYPIMFYKWQINRHYLITISGVWLFIKNLMFISVLCIMFDIKDYADDYNKQLKTFVVRVGLRRTIFTILLPLALMGLMSFWFFTSVMHFSFFSIAINTIPFICLLSVAYSMHHRKPILYYLIVIDGLMLVKAACGIAASLWIK
- a CDS encoding porin family protein, whose amino-acid sequence is MKKLIIGLFALATTTAFGQYRRGNSIVIQPQVGIFGGLSVANQYVHVPYDGDYSDNALAGGIAGIQLALPVSYGWYIQPEVSYSNMGTQFYQSDDAYQGNVNLHMNYLNVPVLFKYSEPFTGLGVFFGPQYSYLLSAHQNATGSQKHEYESEDVKDYYHNSDFSGVVGLEYYFPNNGMPGAKFGLSVRYQFGFVNVNNGAIDYGTTIHNNAFFLTAGIRF